The Nocardioides ochotonae genome segment TCGCGATGTCGCTGGTCGACTCCTACCGGCGCCGGGGCAAGAAGCCGAAGCCGTTCCCGGTGACGCCGCCGCGCAGCGTCGACGTCGGCGAGGGCACGATCACGACCTACACCTACGGCGCCGACCTCTACGCCGACATGCTCGCCGCGATCCAGGGCGCGAAGCGCCAGGTGCTCTTCGAGACCTACCTGTGGAAGGGCGACGAGGTCGGCGAGCGATTCAAGCGGGCCCTCGCCGACGCCGCGCGGCGCGGCGTGGAGGTCTACTGCATCTACGACGGGTTCGGGAACCTCGTGGTGAACCCCCGGTTCAAGCGCTTCCCGCGCCCGATGAAGGTGCTCCGCTTCCCCTCGTACGCCGCGGGGTGGCGCTTCTTCGACGTCACCCGCTACGGCCGCGACCACCGCAAGATCCTCGTGGTCGACGACTCCGAGGCGTTCGTCGGCGGCTACAACATCGGCTCGGCCTACGAGACGGAGTGGCGCGACACCCACATCCGGGTCACCGGCCCGGCGGTGTGGGACCTCAAGCGCGCCTTCGCCGACTTCTGGAACCTCAACCGTCGCCGGCGCCTGCACGCCAGCGAGCCGCCGCTGCTGCTCGACACCGCCTCCACCTGGGAGCCGCAGATCCGGATCCACCGCAACGTGCCGCGGCTGTGGATGTTCCCGATCCGCAACCTCTACCTCGAGGCGATCGCCCGCTCCTACCGCCGGGTCTGGCTGACCACCGCCTACTTCCTGCCCGACCAGGACTTCGTCGACACGCTGCGCGCGGCGGCCCAGCGCGGGGTCGACGTGCGGCTCCTGGTGCCGCTGAAGTCCAACCACGTCGTGGCCGACTGGATCTCGCGCGGCTACTACAGCCAGCTGCTCGACGCCGGGGTGCGGATCTTCCGCTACCGCGACGCGATGGTCCACGCCAAGACCATGACCATCGACGGCAGCTGGAGCACCGTCGGCACCGCCAACATCGACCGGCTCAGCCTCCAGGGCAACTACGAGATCAACGTCGAGATCTTCGACGAGGGCCTGGCGCAGAACCTCGAGGAGATCTTCAGCGTCGACCAGTCCCACTCCCTCGAGCTCACCGCGGGCGAGTGGGCGGCGCGCGACCTGCACCGCAAGTTCACCGAGAACGTGCTCGCCCCGCTGCGTCCGCTGCTCTGAGCGCCGGGCCCGGCGGCCGGCGGCCGCGGCTCAGCCGACGCCGTTGATCGCGTCGACGGCCCCCTGGACGTCCCCGAGGTCGTAGTGGTCGACGGCGACGAAGTTGGGGATCTGCCCACGCTCGCGCCAGCACTGCTCCAGGCGCGGCAGCAGCACGTCCTCGGAGTTCACCCGGCTCGCGCTGGCCACCTTGGTCGCGAACCCGCTGAGCCAGTGGTTCACCAGGAACAGCGGTGCGGTCGCGCGCCCACGGAACAGCTCGCAGGTGAAGTCCGACGGGCTGGCGAAGCTGTACGGCGTGTCCTGGGACCAGATCGTGGCGTCGATGATCCAGGGGTACTCATCCCCGCCGCCGACGTTCTCGTGAAGCACGACCACACGCTGGCCGGACTCCGACATCTCCGCGAGCGTCGGCCAGGGCTCCCCACGCTCCGGGGTGTAGACGGAGGGCAGCAGGCCAGCGT includes the following:
- a CDS encoding phospholipase D-like domain-containing protein, which gives rise to MTSPAPRTDRLLLNLRRALAALVAAPFILAIAMSLVDSYRRRGKKPKPFPVTPPRSVDVGEGTITTYTYGADLYADMLAAIQGAKRQVLFETYLWKGDEVGERFKRALADAARRGVEVYCIYDGFGNLVVNPRFKRFPRPMKVLRFPSYAAGWRFFDVTRYGRDHRKILVVDDSEAFVGGYNIGSAYETEWRDTHIRVTGPAVWDLKRAFADFWNLNRRRRLHASEPPLLLDTASTWEPQIRIHRNVPRLWMFPIRNLYLEAIARSYRRVWLTTAYFLPDQDFVDTLRAAAQRGVDVRLLVPLKSNHVVADWISRGYYSQLLDAGVRIFRYRDAMVHAKTMTIDGSWSTVGTANIDRLSLQGNYEINVEIFDEGLAQNLEEIFSVDQSHSLELTAGEWAARDLHRKFTENVLAPLRPLL